From one Pseudomonas fluorescens genomic stretch:
- a CDS encoding patatin-like phospholipase family protein: MASKNAIVFAGGGSLGAVQMGMLQALVEANVQFDFVVGASVGPSTVSTLLQGPILQVSKRWQASGAG, translated from the coding sequence ATGGCAAGCAAAAATGCAATCGTATTCGCTGGCGGAGGCAGTCTGGGCGCGGTGCAGATGGGTATGTTGCAAGCCCTGGTCGAGGCTAATGTTCAATTCGACTTTGTGGTAGGCGCTTCTGTAGGCCCATCAACGGTGTCTACTTTGCTGCAAGGCCCAATATTGCAGGTGTCGAAGCGCTGGCAGGCTTCTGGCGCGGGCTGA